One genomic segment of Methylocystis sp. SC2 includes these proteins:
- a CDS encoding c-type cytochrome, translating into MRLRPYAAIALTLTLGGVSADSAFARTHHPVGRTAPPATQAEPAQTPQPAPRPAPQSPETSAAQSTNEKPAPAIGLYQANETYLRAPVTTLLPGDPPPQPPIDNPVKGDPQALQRGMSYFTTFNCVGCHAPNGGGGMGPALSNRIFIYGGEPVNIYLSIYHGRPNGMPAWGAMLSNEIIWDLVAYVESISQAPSKGWGRTISRDALKIEQTPAEFIETAKPWSYTQRFNFGQKPGGRRP; encoded by the coding sequence ATGCGCCTGCGACCCTACGCCGCCATTGCGCTCACGCTGACGCTGGGCGGCGTATCGGCCGACTCCGCATTCGCGCGCACGCATCATCCTGTCGGACGCACGGCGCCGCCCGCGACGCAGGCGGAGCCGGCGCAAACCCCTCAGCCGGCGCCACGGCCGGCGCCGCAATCGCCGGAGACATCCGCCGCGCAATCGACCAATGAGAAACCTGCGCCCGCGATCGGCCTTTATCAGGCGAACGAGACATATCTTCGCGCGCCTGTGACGACCCTTCTGCCCGGCGATCCGCCGCCGCAGCCCCCGATCGACAATCCTGTGAAAGGCGACCCGCAAGCCCTGCAGCGGGGCATGTCCTATTTCACCACTTTCAACTGCGTCGGCTGCCACGCGCCAAATGGCGGCGGCGGCATGGGGCCTGCGCTCAGCAACCGCATCTTCATCTACGGCGGCGAGCCGGTGAACATCTATCTCAGCATTTATCATGGCCGGCCCAATGGCATGCCTGCATGGGGCGCCATGCTGTCCAACGAGATCATCTGGGACCTCGTCGCCTATGTGGAGAGCATCAGCCAGGCGCCGAGCAAAGGTTGGGGGCGAACGATCTCGCGCGATGCGCTGAAGATCGAACAGACTCCCGCCGAATTCATCGAGACCGCTAAGCCCTGGAGTTACACGCAGCGTTTCAACTTTGGCCAAAAGCCGGGCGGCCGCCGTCCATGA